The DNA window AATTATGATTATGATTGGAGAGCAGTGCCAGAAATGGATAATTTAGGTTTCCCAATAGCAAGTGTTTCAGAAAATCATACATATATCACTAAGACAAAAACTAGTGGAGGTTTAATTACAGAACAATCTTGTAAGGAACAACTATTATATGAAATTCATGATCCTGCTAATTATATAACACCAGATGTTATAGCTGATGTGAGTCAAGCAAAGTTAAAAGAAATTTCAAAAGATAAGGTAGAATTATTAGGAGTAAAAGGGAAAAAAAGACCAGACAATTTAAAATTATCAATAGGTTATCATGCAGGTTATAAAGTAGAAACATACCTAAATTTTGCTTGGCCAGATGCTTATGAAAAAGCTAAGTATGCAGCAGAAATTATTATGAAAAAAATGAAAAGAAAAAATTTAAAAGTTGAGGACATTAGAATAGATTTCTTAGGGCTAAATGCTCTTCATTTAGATATAGCCAATATGTCTGATGAATTAGTTAAAAATATGAATGAAGTTGTAATGAGAATAGCTATAAGAACTCTAACTAAAGAGGAAGCAGAAAAATTAATTCCAGAAATATCTCCTTTACAATTAAATGGACCACCAGGAGCAAGTTTTTTTGGAGGAAGAGCAAAAATTCAAAATGTAATAGGACTTTGGCCAACATTTATTCCAAGAGATATTGTCAAACTAACTTCACATATTTTGGAGGTAAAATAATGAAAAAAATGTATTTAAAAGATATTGCACATGGGAGATCAGGAGATAAAGGAAATATAAGTAATATTTGTGTTTATGCTAGAAGAGAAGAAGACTATCCTTTTTTAAAAAATTTTTTAACAGTAGATAGAGTGAGAGATCATTTTAAAAATATAGTTACTGGTGAAATTACAAGGTATGTAGTTGATTCATTAAATGGGATGAATTTTGTAATGAAAGAAGCATTAGGAGGAGGAGCAACTTTATCTCTTAGATTAGATTCTTTAGGAAAATCAATGGCTTCAGCATTAATGAGAATAGAAATAGATAGTGAATTATATAATAAATATAGAAAAGAGGGAGAAAAGTATGAAGAAAAGTAATTATTCAGGATTTTATAAATTATCAGTTGAAGAAAGATTAGATGAAGTTGTTAAGTTTGCTAATTTAGATAAAGATGATATTGAGAATATAAAAAATACAGATACTTTAGATATTTCTAAGGCTGATAATATGGTTGAGAATGTTATTGGAAGATTTACTTTACCTATGGGAGTTGCTCTAAATTTTAAAATAAATGATAAAGATTATATAATTCCAATGGTTTCAGAAGAAGCATCAGTTATTGCTGCTGCTAGTAATGCAGCAAAGTTAGCAAGATCTTCTGGAGGATTTTATACTAGTAATACAGGTTCTATTATGATAGCTCAAATCCAAATTGTTGGAGTAAAAGATGTGAATTATACTAGAATGGTAATTTATGAAAATAAAGAAAAAATTTTAAAAATATGTAATGAAATAGATCCAGTTCTTGTTAAATTTGGAGGGGGAGCATTAGATATAGATGTTAGAGTCATAGAAACAAATTTTGAAAATATGGTTATTTTACATTTAAAAGTAAATACTTTAGATGCTATGGGAGCAAATGCTGTTAATACTATGGCAGAAGCAGTGGCACCATTTATTGAAACAATAACAGGAGGAACTGTATATTTAAGAATTTTATCTAATTTAGCAATTGAAAGATTAGTAAGAGCTAGAACAAAAATTAAAAAAGAAGAATTAGGAGGAGAAGAAGTAGTAGACAAAATAATATTAGCTTATACTTTTGCAGAAGCAGATCCTTTTAGAGCAACA is part of the Fusobacterium nucleatum genome and encodes:
- a CDS encoding DUF1446 domain-containing protein gives rise to the protein MKKEVLIGGGQGFWGDSPDAAIDMVKNGNLNYLACDYLAELTMSILQRQKNKNPNTGYARDFIDLFKVIGKESYEKNIKIISNAGGVNIEEAVKQIKNIAEENKMSGYKIGYVLGDDLKEKLPELLKEGYEFINSDNGRKLIEIQDKILNANVYFGREPIIECLKGGANTVLTGRAADSALFLSPLMYEFGWRDDDYDNIARGIIVGHLLECGGQGAGGNYDYDWRAVPEMDNLGFPIASVSENHTYITKTKTSGGLITEQSCKEQLLYEIHDPANYITPDVIADVSQAKLKEISKDKVELLGVKGKKRPDNLKLSIGYHAGYKVETYLNFAWPDAYEKAKYAAEIIMKKMKRKNLKVEDIRIDFLGLNALHLDIANMSDELVKNMNEVVMRIAIRTLTKEEAEKLIPEISPLQLNGPPGASFFGGRAKIQNVIGLWPTFIPRDIVKLTSHILEVK
- a CDS encoding hydroxymethylglutaryl-CoA reductase, degradative, producing the protein MKKSNYSGFYKLSVEERLDEVVKFANLDKDDIENIKNTDTLDISKADNMVENVIGRFTLPMGVALNFKINDKDYIIPMVSEEASVIAAASNAAKLARSSGGFYTSNTGSIMIAQIQIVGVKDVNYTRMVIYENKEKILKICNEIDPVLVKFGGGALDIDVRVIETNFENMVILHLKVNTLDAMGANAVNTMAEAVAPFIETITGGTVYLRILSNLAIERLVRARTKIKKEELGGEEVVDKIILAYTFAEADPFRATTHNKGIMNGISAVVLATGNDTRAIEAGAHAYASITGSYKPLTKWEKDNNGDLVGTIELPLALGLVGGATKIHPTAKTVVKILGVKSATELGEIVASVGLAQNLAAIKALATEGIQRGHMSLHAKNIASVAGAKGEELDRIVKKMIEDKNINLEYAKSLLKNKE